In Larimichthys crocea isolate SSNF chromosome VI, L_crocea_2.0, whole genome shotgun sequence, one genomic interval encodes:
- the znf740a gene encoding gastrula zinc finger protein XlCGF57.1 isoform X3, which translates to MSHLPSSSVRDHMKWAGLLGCEAVLSSMALMQASSMAAPPKKMMAPLGHGPPQREGPDRGPQSHMILPSGMSCPPLLIRKEGEFQAPRLLDEKEMRANEDMQQKKKNRKSVTPCKVREQEGRGGKGTGDENGPSSKVQKNFICDHCYGAFRSGYHLKRHILIHTGVKPYACSMCDMRFFQRYHLERHRLTHTGVKPYACSMCDMRFFQRYHLARHSLTHTGVKPYACSMCDMRFFQRYHLARHSLTHTGVKPYACSMCDMRFFQRYHLARHTLTHTGVKPYACSMCDMRFFQRYHLARHSLTHTGVKPYACTMCDMRFIQRYQLERHSLTHTGVKPYACTMCDKRFFQRYHLARHSLTHMGVKPYACTMCDMKFFQRYHLARHSLTHTGVKPYACTMCDKRFFQRYHLARHSLTHMGVKPFACTMCDMRFVQRYHLARHSLTHTGVKPYACTMCDKRFFQRYHLARHSLTHMGVKPFACTMCDMRFVQRYHLARHSLTHTGVKPYACSMCDMRFIQRNHLERHSLTHTGEKPFACDMCDMRFIQRYHLERHKRVHSGEKPYQCERCQQNFSRTDRLLRHRRLCQGRSVAKVENQPCCEPRPYPQEPPPAPPTWSPLHPPPGRLAV; encoded by the exons ATGTCACATCTGCCCAGCAGCTCAGTCCGCGACCATATGAAATGG GCGGGGCTGCTTGGCTGCGAGGCTGTCCTCTCCAGTATGGCCCTGATGCAGGCCAGCTCCATGGCTGCTCCGCCCAAAAAAATGATGGCTCCACTTGGCCATGGACCACCACAAAGAGAGGGACCTGACCGTGGTCCCCAGAGCCACATGATCCTCCCATCTGGAATGAGCTGTCCACCACTG CTTATCCGGAAGGAAGGTGAATTCCAAGCTCCCCGCCTGCTGGACGAGAAGGAGATGAGGGCCAACGAGGacatgcagcagaaaaaaaagaacaggaaaTCAGTAACGCCCTGTAAAGTGAGAGAACAAGAGGGAAGGGGTGGGAAG GGTACAGGAGATGAGAATGGTCCATCATCCAAAGTgcagaaaaactttatttgtgaTCACTGTTACGGAGCATTTAGGAGTGGATACCACCTGAAGAGACATATCCTCATTCACACAG GGGTGAAGCCGTACGCTTGTTCCATGTGTGACATGAGGTTTTTCCAGCGTTACCACCTGGAGAGACACAGACTCACTCATACGG GGGTGAAGCCGTACGCTTGCTCCATGTGTGACATGAGGTTCTTCCAACGTTACCATCTGGCAAGACACAGCCTCACTCATACTG GGGTGAAGCCATACGCTTGCTCCATGTGTGACATGAGATTTTTCCAACGCTACCACTTGGCAAGACACAGCCTCACTCACACGG gggtgAAGCCATATGCTTGCTCCATGTGTGACATGAGATTTTTCCAGAGATACCACCTGGCAAGACACACTCTCACCCATACGG GGGTGAAGCCATACGCTTGCTCCATGTGTGACATGAGGTTCTTCCAGCGTTACCATTTGGCAAGACACAGCCTCACTCATACTG GGGTGAAGCCGTATGCTTGTACCATGTGTGACATGAGGTTTATACAACGTTACCAACTGGAGAGACACAGTCTTACTCATACGG GGGTGAAGCCGTACGCTTGCACCATGTGTGACAAGAGGTTTTTTCAGCGCTACCACCTGGCGAGACACAGCCTCACTCATATGG GTGTGAAACCTTATGCTTGCACCATGTGTGACATGAAGTTTTTTCAGCGTTACCACCTGGCGAGACACAGCCTCACTCATACGG GTGTGAAACCTTATGCTTGCACCATGTGTGACAAGAGGTTTTTTCAGCGCTACCACCTGGCGAGACACAGCCTCACTCATATGG GTGTGAAACCTTTTGCTTGTACCATGTGTGACATGAGGTTTGTTCAGCGTTACCACCTGGCGAGACACAGCCTCACTCATACGG GTGTGAAACCTTATGCTTGCACCATGTGTGACAAGAGGTTTTTTCAGCGCTACCACCTGGCGAGACACAGCCTCACTCATATGG GTGTGAAACCTTTTGCTTGCACCATGTGCGACATGAGGTTTGTTCAGCGTTACCACCTGGCGAGACACAGCCTCACTCATACGG gggtgaAGCCGTATGCTTGTTCCATGTGTGACATGAGGTTTATTCAGCGTAACCACCTGGAGAGACACAGCCTCACTCATACGG GAGAGAAGCCATTTGCTTGTGACATGTGTGATATGAGGTTTATCCAGCGCTACCACCTTGAGAGACACAAGCGTGTCCATAGTGGGGAGAAGCCTTACCAGTGTGAACGGTGCCAGCAG aacttttcACGGACAGACCGGCTGTTGCGGCATCGGCGGTTGTGCCAGGGTCGCAGCGTAGCTAAAGTAGAGAACCAGCCATGCTGCGAACCTCGTCCATACCCCCAGGAACCCCCACCCGCGCCGCCAACCTGGAGTCCCCTGCATCCCCCTCCGGGCCGGCTGGCGGTCTGA
- the znf740a gene encoding zinc finger protein 2 homolog isoform X24, which yields MSHLPSSSVRDHMKWAGLLGCEAVLSSMALMQASSMAAPPKKMMAPLGHGPPQREGPDRGPQSHMILPSGMSCPPLLIRKEGEFQAPRLLDEKEMRANEDMQQKKKNRKSVTPCKVREQEGRGGKGTGDENGPSSKVQKNFICDHCYGAFRSGYHLKRHILIHTGEKPYACAVCDMRFIQRYHLERHSLIHTGVKPYACSMCDMRFFQRYHLERHRLTHTGVKPYACSMCDMRFFQRYHLARHSLTHTGVKPYACSMCDMRFFQRYHLARHSLTHTGVKPYACSMCDMRFFQRYHLARHTLTHTGVKPYACSMCDMRFFQRYHLARHSLTHTGVKPYACTMCDMRFIQRYQLERHSLTHTGVKPYACTMCDKRFFQRYHLARHSLTHMGVKPYACTMCDMKFFQRYHLARHSLTHTGVKPYACSMCDMRFIQRNHLERHSLTHTGEKPFACDMCDMRFIQRYHLERHKRVHSGEKPYQCERCQQNFSRTDRLLRHRRLCQGRSVAKVENQPCCEPRPYPQEPPPAPPTWSPLHPPPGRLAV from the exons ATGTCACATCTGCCCAGCAGCTCAGTCCGCGACCATATGAAATGG GCGGGGCTGCTTGGCTGCGAGGCTGTCCTCTCCAGTATGGCCCTGATGCAGGCCAGCTCCATGGCTGCTCCGCCCAAAAAAATGATGGCTCCACTTGGCCATGGACCACCACAAAGAGAGGGACCTGACCGTGGTCCCCAGAGCCACATGATCCTCCCATCTGGAATGAGCTGTCCACCACTG CTTATCCGGAAGGAAGGTGAATTCCAAGCTCCCCGCCTGCTGGACGAGAAGGAGATGAGGGCCAACGAGGacatgcagcagaaaaaaaagaacaggaaaTCAGTAACGCCCTGTAAAGTGAGAGAACAAGAGGGAAGGGGTGGGAAG GGTACAGGAGATGAGAATGGTCCATCATCCAAAGTgcagaaaaactttatttgtgaTCACTGTTACGGAGCATTTAGGAGTGGATACCACCTGAAGAGACATATCCTCATTCACACAG GGGAGAAGCCGTATGCTTGTGCCGTATGTGACATGAGGTTTATTCAGCGTTACCACCTGGAGAGACACAGCCTCATTCACACGG GGGTGAAGCCGTACGCTTGTTCCATGTGTGACATGAGGTTTTTCCAGCGTTACCACCTGGAGAGACACAGACTCACTCATACGG GGGTGAAGCCGTACGCTTGCTCCATGTGTGACATGAGGTTCTTCCAACGTTACCATCTGGCAAGACACAGCCTCACTCATACTG GGGTGAAGCCATACGCTTGCTCCATGTGTGACATGAGATTTTTCCAACGCTACCACTTGGCAAGACACAGCCTCACTCACACGG gggtgAAGCCATATGCTTGCTCCATGTGTGACATGAGATTTTTCCAGAGATACCACCTGGCAAGACACACTCTCACCCATACGG GGGTGAAGCCATACGCTTGCTCCATGTGTGACATGAGGTTCTTCCAGCGTTACCATTTGGCAAGACACAGCCTCACTCATACTG GGGTGAAGCCGTATGCTTGTACCATGTGTGACATGAGGTTTATACAACGTTACCAACTGGAGAGACACAGTCTTACTCATACGG GGGTGAAGCCGTACGCTTGCACCATGTGTGACAAGAGGTTTTTTCAGCGCTACCACCTGGCGAGACACAGCCTCACTCATATGG GTGTGAAACCTTATGCTTGCACCATGTGTGACATGAAGTTTTTTCAGCGTTACCACCTGGCGAGACACAGCCTCACTCATACGG gggtgaAGCCGTATGCTTGTTCCATGTGTGACATGAGGTTTATTCAGCGTAACCACCTGGAGAGACACAGCCTCACTCATACGG GAGAGAAGCCATTTGCTTGTGACATGTGTGATATGAGGTTTATCCAGCGCTACCACCTTGAGAGACACAAGCGTGTCCATAGTGGGGAGAAGCCTTACCAGTGTGAACGGTGCCAGCAG aacttttcACGGACAGACCGGCTGTTGCGGCATCGGCGGTTGTGCCAGGGTCGCAGCGTAGCTAAAGTAGAGAACCAGCCATGCTGCGAACCTCGTCCATACCCCCAGGAACCCCCACCCGCGCCGCCAACCTGGAGTCCCCTGCATCCCCCTCCGGGCCGGCTGGCGGTCTGA
- the znf740a gene encoding gastrula zinc finger protein XlCGF58.1 isoform X15 — MSHLPSSSVRDHMKWAGLLGCEAVLSSMALMQASSMAAPPKKMMAPLGHGPPQREGPDRGPQSHMILPSGMSCPPLLIRKEGEFQAPRLLDEKEMRANEDMQQKKKNRKSVTPCKVREQEGRGGKGTGDENGPSSKVQKNFICDHCYGAFRSGYHLKRHILIHTGEKPYACAVCDMRFIQRYHLERHSLIHTGVKPYACSMCDMRFFQRYHLERHRLTHTGVKPYACSMCDMRFFQRYHLARHSLTHTGVKPYACSMCDMRFFQRYHLARHSLTHTGVKPYACSMCDMRFFQRYHLARHTLTHTGVKPYACSMCDMRFFQRYHLARHSLTHTGVKPYACTMCDMRFIQRYQLERHSLTHTGVKPYACTMCDKRFFQRYHLARHSLTHMGVKPFACTMCDMRFVQRYHLARHSLTHTGVKPYACTMCDKRFFQRYHLARHSLTHMGVKPFACTMCDMRFVQRYHLARHSLTHTGVKPYACSMCDMRFIQRNHLERHSLTHTGEKPFACDMCDMRFIQRYHLERHKRVHSGEKPYQCERCQQNFSRTDRLLRHRRLCQGRSVAKVENQPCCEPRPYPQEPPPAPPTWSPLHPPPGRLAV; from the exons ATGTCACATCTGCCCAGCAGCTCAGTCCGCGACCATATGAAATGG GCGGGGCTGCTTGGCTGCGAGGCTGTCCTCTCCAGTATGGCCCTGATGCAGGCCAGCTCCATGGCTGCTCCGCCCAAAAAAATGATGGCTCCACTTGGCCATGGACCACCACAAAGAGAGGGACCTGACCGTGGTCCCCAGAGCCACATGATCCTCCCATCTGGAATGAGCTGTCCACCACTG CTTATCCGGAAGGAAGGTGAATTCCAAGCTCCCCGCCTGCTGGACGAGAAGGAGATGAGGGCCAACGAGGacatgcagcagaaaaaaaagaacaggaaaTCAGTAACGCCCTGTAAAGTGAGAGAACAAGAGGGAAGGGGTGGGAAG GGTACAGGAGATGAGAATGGTCCATCATCCAAAGTgcagaaaaactttatttgtgaTCACTGTTACGGAGCATTTAGGAGTGGATACCACCTGAAGAGACATATCCTCATTCACACAG GGGAGAAGCCGTATGCTTGTGCCGTATGTGACATGAGGTTTATTCAGCGTTACCACCTGGAGAGACACAGCCTCATTCACACGG GGGTGAAGCCGTACGCTTGTTCCATGTGTGACATGAGGTTTTTCCAGCGTTACCACCTGGAGAGACACAGACTCACTCATACGG GGGTGAAGCCGTACGCTTGCTCCATGTGTGACATGAGGTTCTTCCAACGTTACCATCTGGCAAGACACAGCCTCACTCATACTG GGGTGAAGCCATACGCTTGCTCCATGTGTGACATGAGATTTTTCCAACGCTACCACTTGGCAAGACACAGCCTCACTCACACGG gggtgAAGCCATATGCTTGCTCCATGTGTGACATGAGATTTTTCCAGAGATACCACCTGGCAAGACACACTCTCACCCATACGG GGGTGAAGCCATACGCTTGCTCCATGTGTGACATGAGGTTCTTCCAGCGTTACCATTTGGCAAGACACAGCCTCACTCATACTG GGGTGAAGCCGTATGCTTGTACCATGTGTGACATGAGGTTTATACAACGTTACCAACTGGAGAGACACAGTCTTACTCATACGG GGGTGAAGCCGTACGCTTGCACCATGTGTGACAAGAGGTTTTTTCAGCGCTACCACCTGGCGAGACACAGCCTCACTCATATGG GTGTGAAACCTTTTGCTTGTACCATGTGTGACATGAGGTTTGTTCAGCGTTACCACCTGGCGAGACACAGCCTCACTCATACGG GTGTGAAACCTTATGCTTGCACCATGTGTGACAAGAGGTTTTTTCAGCGCTACCACCTGGCGAGACACAGCCTCACTCATATGG GTGTGAAACCTTTTGCTTGCACCATGTGCGACATGAGGTTTGTTCAGCGTTACCACCTGGCGAGACACAGCCTCACTCATACGG gggtgaAGCCGTATGCTTGTTCCATGTGTGACATGAGGTTTATTCAGCGTAACCACCTGGAGAGACACAGCCTCACTCATACGG GAGAGAAGCCATTTGCTTGTGACATGTGTGATATGAGGTTTATCCAGCGCTACCACCTTGAGAGACACAAGCGTGTCCATAGTGGGGAGAAGCCTTACCAGTGTGAACGGTGCCAGCAG aacttttcACGGACAGACCGGCTGTTGCGGCATCGGCGGTTGTGCCAGGGTCGCAGCGTAGCTAAAGTAGAGAACCAGCCATGCTGCGAACCTCGTCCATACCCCCAGGAACCCCCACCCGCGCCGCCAACCTGGAGTCCCCTGCATCCCCCTCCGGGCCGGCTGGCGGTCTGA
- the znf740a gene encoding gastrula zinc finger protein XlCGF57.1 isoform X12, with amino-acid sequence MSHLPSSSVRDHMKWAGLLGCEAVLSSMALMQASSMAAPPKKMMAPLGHGPPQREGPDRGPQSHMILPSGMSCPPLLIRKEGEFQAPRLLDEKEMRANEDMQQKKKNRKSVTPCKGTGDENGPSSKVQKNFICDHCYGAFRSGYHLKRHILIHTGVKPYACSMCDMRFFQRYHLERHRLTHTGVKPYACSMCDMRFFQRYHLARHSLTHTGVKPYACSMCDMRFFQRYHLARHSLTHTGVKPYACSMCDMRFFQRYHLARHTLTHTGVKPYACSMCDMRFFQRYHLARHSLTHTGVKPYACTMCDMRFIQRYQLERHSLTHTGVKPYACTMCDKRFFQRYHLARHSLTHMGVKPYACTMCDMKFFQRYHLARHSLTHTGVKPYACTMCDKRFFQRYHLARHSLTHMGVKPFACTMCDMRFVQRYHLARHSLTHTGVKPYACTMCDKRFFQRYHLARHSLTHMGVKPFACTMCDMRFVQRYHLARHSLTHTGVKPYACSMCDMRFIQRNHLERHSLTHTGEKPFACDMCDMRFIQRYHLERHKRVHSGEKPYQCERCQQNFSRTDRLLRHRRLCQGRSVAKVENQPCCEPRPYPQEPPPAPPTWSPLHPPPGRLAV; translated from the exons ATGTCACATCTGCCCAGCAGCTCAGTCCGCGACCATATGAAATGG GCGGGGCTGCTTGGCTGCGAGGCTGTCCTCTCCAGTATGGCCCTGATGCAGGCCAGCTCCATGGCTGCTCCGCCCAAAAAAATGATGGCTCCACTTGGCCATGGACCACCACAAAGAGAGGGACCTGACCGTGGTCCCCAGAGCCACATGATCCTCCCATCTGGAATGAGCTGTCCACCACTG CTTATCCGGAAGGAAGGTGAATTCCAAGCTCCCCGCCTGCTGGACGAGAAGGAGATGAGGGCCAACGAGGacatgcagcagaaaaaaaagaacaggaaaTCAGTAACGCCCTGTAAA GGTACAGGAGATGAGAATGGTCCATCATCCAAAGTgcagaaaaactttatttgtgaTCACTGTTACGGAGCATTTAGGAGTGGATACCACCTGAAGAGACATATCCTCATTCACACAG GGGTGAAGCCGTACGCTTGTTCCATGTGTGACATGAGGTTTTTCCAGCGTTACCACCTGGAGAGACACAGACTCACTCATACGG GGGTGAAGCCGTACGCTTGCTCCATGTGTGACATGAGGTTCTTCCAACGTTACCATCTGGCAAGACACAGCCTCACTCATACTG GGGTGAAGCCATACGCTTGCTCCATGTGTGACATGAGATTTTTCCAACGCTACCACTTGGCAAGACACAGCCTCACTCACACGG gggtgAAGCCATATGCTTGCTCCATGTGTGACATGAGATTTTTCCAGAGATACCACCTGGCAAGACACACTCTCACCCATACGG GGGTGAAGCCATACGCTTGCTCCATGTGTGACATGAGGTTCTTCCAGCGTTACCATTTGGCAAGACACAGCCTCACTCATACTG GGGTGAAGCCGTATGCTTGTACCATGTGTGACATGAGGTTTATACAACGTTACCAACTGGAGAGACACAGTCTTACTCATACGG GGGTGAAGCCGTACGCTTGCACCATGTGTGACAAGAGGTTTTTTCAGCGCTACCACCTGGCGAGACACAGCCTCACTCATATGG GTGTGAAACCTTATGCTTGCACCATGTGTGACATGAAGTTTTTTCAGCGTTACCACCTGGCGAGACACAGCCTCACTCATACGG GTGTGAAACCTTATGCTTGCACCATGTGTGACAAGAGGTTTTTTCAGCGCTACCACCTGGCGAGACACAGCCTCACTCATATGG GTGTGAAACCTTTTGCTTGTACCATGTGTGACATGAGGTTTGTTCAGCGTTACCACCTGGCGAGACACAGCCTCACTCATACGG GTGTGAAACCTTATGCTTGCACCATGTGTGACAAGAGGTTTTTTCAGCGCTACCACCTGGCGAGACACAGCCTCACTCATATGG GTGTGAAACCTTTTGCTTGCACCATGTGCGACATGAGGTTTGTTCAGCGTTACCACCTGGCGAGACACAGCCTCACTCATACGG gggtgaAGCCGTATGCTTGTTCCATGTGTGACATGAGGTTTATTCAGCGTAACCACCTGGAGAGACACAGCCTCACTCATACGG GAGAGAAGCCATTTGCTTGTGACATGTGTGATATGAGGTTTATCCAGCGCTACCACCTTGAGAGACACAAGCGTGTCCATAGTGGGGAGAAGCCTTACCAGTGTGAACGGTGCCAGCAG aacttttcACGGACAGACCGGCTGTTGCGGCATCGGCGGTTGTGCCAGGGTCGCAGCGTAGCTAAAGTAGAGAACCAGCCATGCTGCGAACCTCGTCCATACCCCCAGGAACCCCCACCCGCGCCGCCAACCTGGAGTCCCCTGCATCCCCCTCCGGGCCGGCTGGCGGTCTGA
- the znf740a gene encoding zinc finger protein 431 isoform X4, with amino-acid sequence MSHLPSSSVRDHMKWAGLLGCEAVLSSMALMQASSMAAPPKKMMAPLGHGPPQREGPDRGPQSHMILPSGMSCPPLLIRKEGEFQAPRLLDEKEMRANEDMQQKKKNRKSVTPCKVREQEGRGGKGTGDENGPSSKVQKNFICDHCYGAFRSGYHLKRHILIHTGEKPYACAVCDMRFIQRYHLERHSLIHTGVKPYACSMCDMRFFQRYHLERHRLTHTGVKPYACSMCDMRFFQRYHLARHSLTHTGVKPYACSMCDMRFFQRYHLARHSLTHTGVKPYACSMCDMRFFQRYHLARHTLTHTGVKPYACSMCDMRFFQRYHLARHSLTHTGVKPYACTMCDMRFIQRYQLERHSLTHTGVKPYACTMCDKRFFQRYHLARHSLTHMGVKPYACTMCDMKFFQRYHLARHSLTHTGVKPYACTMCDKRFFQRYHLARHSLTHMGVKPFACTMCDMRFVQRYHLARHSLTHTGVKPYACTMCDKRFFQRYHLARHSLTHMGVKPFACTMCDMRFVQRYHLARHSLTHTGEKPFACDMCDMRFIQRYHLERHKRVHSGEKPYQCERCQQNFSRTDRLLRHRRLCQGRSVAKVENQPCCEPRPYPQEPPPAPPTWSPLHPPPGRLAV; translated from the exons ATGTCACATCTGCCCAGCAGCTCAGTCCGCGACCATATGAAATGG GCGGGGCTGCTTGGCTGCGAGGCTGTCCTCTCCAGTATGGCCCTGATGCAGGCCAGCTCCATGGCTGCTCCGCCCAAAAAAATGATGGCTCCACTTGGCCATGGACCACCACAAAGAGAGGGACCTGACCGTGGTCCCCAGAGCCACATGATCCTCCCATCTGGAATGAGCTGTCCACCACTG CTTATCCGGAAGGAAGGTGAATTCCAAGCTCCCCGCCTGCTGGACGAGAAGGAGATGAGGGCCAACGAGGacatgcagcagaaaaaaaagaacaggaaaTCAGTAACGCCCTGTAAAGTGAGAGAACAAGAGGGAAGGGGTGGGAAG GGTACAGGAGATGAGAATGGTCCATCATCCAAAGTgcagaaaaactttatttgtgaTCACTGTTACGGAGCATTTAGGAGTGGATACCACCTGAAGAGACATATCCTCATTCACACAG GGGAGAAGCCGTATGCTTGTGCCGTATGTGACATGAGGTTTATTCAGCGTTACCACCTGGAGAGACACAGCCTCATTCACACGG GGGTGAAGCCGTACGCTTGTTCCATGTGTGACATGAGGTTTTTCCAGCGTTACCACCTGGAGAGACACAGACTCACTCATACGG GGGTGAAGCCGTACGCTTGCTCCATGTGTGACATGAGGTTCTTCCAACGTTACCATCTGGCAAGACACAGCCTCACTCATACTG GGGTGAAGCCATACGCTTGCTCCATGTGTGACATGAGATTTTTCCAACGCTACCACTTGGCAAGACACAGCCTCACTCACACGG gggtgAAGCCATATGCTTGCTCCATGTGTGACATGAGATTTTTCCAGAGATACCACCTGGCAAGACACACTCTCACCCATACGG GGGTGAAGCCATACGCTTGCTCCATGTGTGACATGAGGTTCTTCCAGCGTTACCATTTGGCAAGACACAGCCTCACTCATACTG GGGTGAAGCCGTATGCTTGTACCATGTGTGACATGAGGTTTATACAACGTTACCAACTGGAGAGACACAGTCTTACTCATACGG GGGTGAAGCCGTACGCTTGCACCATGTGTGACAAGAGGTTTTTTCAGCGCTACCACCTGGCGAGACACAGCCTCACTCATATGG GTGTGAAACCTTATGCTTGCACCATGTGTGACATGAAGTTTTTTCAGCGTTACCACCTGGCGAGACACAGCCTCACTCATACGG GTGTGAAACCTTATGCTTGCACCATGTGTGACAAGAGGTTTTTTCAGCGCTACCACCTGGCGAGACACAGCCTCACTCATATGG GTGTGAAACCTTTTGCTTGTACCATGTGTGACATGAGGTTTGTTCAGCGTTACCACCTGGCGAGACACAGCCTCACTCATACGG GTGTGAAACCTTATGCTTGCACCATGTGTGACAAGAGGTTTTTTCAGCGCTACCACCTGGCGAGACACAGCCTCACTCATATGG GTGTGAAACCTTTTGCTTGCACCATGTGCGACATGAGGTTTGTTCAGCGTTACCACCTGGCGAGACACAGCCTCACTCATACGG GAGAGAAGCCATTTGCTTGTGACATGTGTGATATGAGGTTTATCCAGCGCTACCACCTTGAGAGACACAAGCGTGTCCATAGTGGGGAGAAGCCTTACCAGTGTGAACGGTGCCAGCAG aacttttcACGGACAGACCGGCTGTTGCGGCATCGGCGGTTGTGCCAGGGTCGCAGCGTAGCTAAAGTAGAGAACCAGCCATGCTGCGAACCTCGTCCATACCCCCAGGAACCCCCACCCGCGCCGCCAACCTGGAGTCCCCTGCATCCCCCTCCGGGCCGGCTGGCGGTCTGA
- the znf740a gene encoding gastrula zinc finger protein XlCGF57.1 isoform X14 translates to MSHLPSSSVRDHMKWAGLLGCEAVLSSMALMQASSMAAPPKKMMAPLGHGPPQREGPDRGPQSHMILPSGMSCPPLLIRKEGEFQAPRLLDEKEMRANEDMQQKKKNRKSVTPCKVREQEGRGGKGTGDENGPSSKVQKNFICDHCYGAFRSGYHLKRHILIHTGVKPYACSMCDMRFFQRYHLARHSLTHTGVKPYACSMCDMRFFQRYHLARHSLTHTGVKPYACSMCDMRFFQRYHLARHTLTHTGVKPYACSMCDMRFFQRYHLARHSLTHTGVKPYACTMCDMRFIQRYQLERHSLTHTGVKPYACTMCDKRFFQRYHLARHSLTHMGVKPYACTMCDMKFFQRYHLARHSLTHTGVKPYACTMCDKRFFQRYHLARHSLTHMGVKPFACTMCDMRFVQRYHLARHSLTHTGVKPYACTMCDKRFFQRYHLARHSLTHMGVKPFACTMCDMRFVQRYHLARHSLTHTGVKPYACSMCDMRFIQRNHLERHSLTHTGEKPFACDMCDMRFIQRYHLERHKRVHSGEKPYQCERCQQNFSRTDRLLRHRRLCQGRSVAKVENQPCCEPRPYPQEPPPAPPTWSPLHPPPGRLAV, encoded by the exons ATGTCACATCTGCCCAGCAGCTCAGTCCGCGACCATATGAAATGG GCGGGGCTGCTTGGCTGCGAGGCTGTCCTCTCCAGTATGGCCCTGATGCAGGCCAGCTCCATGGCTGCTCCGCCCAAAAAAATGATGGCTCCACTTGGCCATGGACCACCACAAAGAGAGGGACCTGACCGTGGTCCCCAGAGCCACATGATCCTCCCATCTGGAATGAGCTGTCCACCACTG CTTATCCGGAAGGAAGGTGAATTCCAAGCTCCCCGCCTGCTGGACGAGAAGGAGATGAGGGCCAACGAGGacatgcagcagaaaaaaaagaacaggaaaTCAGTAACGCCCTGTAAAGTGAGAGAACAAGAGGGAAGGGGTGGGAAG GGTACAGGAGATGAGAATGGTCCATCATCCAAAGTgcagaaaaactttatttgtgaTCACTGTTACGGAGCATTTAGGAGTGGATACCACCTGAAGAGACATATCCTCATTCACACAG GGGTGAAGCCGTACGCTTGCTCCATGTGTGACATGAGGTTCTTCCAACGTTACCATCTGGCAAGACACAGCCTCACTCATACTG GGGTGAAGCCATACGCTTGCTCCATGTGTGACATGAGATTTTTCCAACGCTACCACTTGGCAAGACACAGCCTCACTCACACGG gggtgAAGCCATATGCTTGCTCCATGTGTGACATGAGATTTTTCCAGAGATACCACCTGGCAAGACACACTCTCACCCATACGG GGGTGAAGCCATACGCTTGCTCCATGTGTGACATGAGGTTCTTCCAGCGTTACCATTTGGCAAGACACAGCCTCACTCATACTG GGGTGAAGCCGTATGCTTGTACCATGTGTGACATGAGGTTTATACAACGTTACCAACTGGAGAGACACAGTCTTACTCATACGG GGGTGAAGCCGTACGCTTGCACCATGTGTGACAAGAGGTTTTTTCAGCGCTACCACCTGGCGAGACACAGCCTCACTCATATGG GTGTGAAACCTTATGCTTGCACCATGTGTGACATGAAGTTTTTTCAGCGTTACCACCTGGCGAGACACAGCCTCACTCATACGG GTGTGAAACCTTATGCTTGCACCATGTGTGACAAGAGGTTTTTTCAGCGCTACCACCTGGCGAGACACAGCCTCACTCATATGG GTGTGAAACCTTTTGCTTGTACCATGTGTGACATGAGGTTTGTTCAGCGTTACCACCTGGCGAGACACAGCCTCACTCATACGG GTGTGAAACCTTATGCTTGCACCATGTGTGACAAGAGGTTTTTTCAGCGCTACCACCTGGCGAGACACAGCCTCACTCATATGG GTGTGAAACCTTTTGCTTGCACCATGTGCGACATGAGGTTTGTTCAGCGTTACCACCTGGCGAGACACAGCCTCACTCATACGG gggtgaAGCCGTATGCTTGTTCCATGTGTGACATGAGGTTTATTCAGCGTAACCACCTGGAGAGACACAGCCTCACTCATACGG GAGAGAAGCCATTTGCTTGTGACATGTGTGATATGAGGTTTATCCAGCGCTACCACCTTGAGAGACACAAGCGTGTCCATAGTGGGGAGAAGCCTTACCAGTGTGAACGGTGCCAGCAG aacttttcACGGACAGACCGGCTGTTGCGGCATCGGCGGTTGTGCCAGGGTCGCAGCGTAGCTAAAGTAGAGAACCAGCCATGCTGCGAACCTCGTCCATACCCCCAGGAACCCCCACCCGCGCCGCCAACCTGGAGTCCCCTGCATCCCCCTCCGGGCCGGCTGGCGGTCTGA